One window of Ictalurus punctatus breed USDA103 chromosome 22, Coco_2.0, whole genome shotgun sequence genomic DNA carries:
- the gas1a gene encoding growth arrest-specific protein 1a, translating to MARLARSARGAGSYPWPLACALLFLGTCVCAGPSSNRARGRLVCWQAIMNCQAEPECHYAYGQYVRACDPVLSGLRRSCPSHCISSLVQLNQTKSGPALEDCSCADDQLCRETKRAIEPCLPRTSSMGCTEARRQCERDGPCRSAMGDYLQHCGKLFSGATCTSACRGVIAHMRRLPKAQLLDTCVCDGAERTICEYVKVSMNTLCFGMSPVTDKEGSGGFIDEYDDEDDDEDGGDGTENDPRSAGTCVRYSRALAVLAPILVLLRF from the coding sequence ATGGCGAGGCTCGCGCGGTCAGCCCGGGGCGCCGGCTCGTACCCGTGGCCGCTCGCCTGCGCGCTCCTGTTTCTCGGCACTTGTGTGTGCGCGGGCCCGTCGTCGAATCGCGCGCGGGGCCGTCTCGTGTGCTGGCAGGCTATTATGAACTGCCAGGCAGAGCCCGAGTGCCACTACGCGTACGGACAATACGTACGCGCGTGCGATCCGGTCTTGAGCGGCCTTCGGCGCTCGTGCCCAAGCCACTGCATCTCATCACTTGTGCAACTCAACCAGACTAAGAGCGGCCCTGCGCTGGAGGACTGCAGCTGCGCAGACGACCAATTGTGTCGCGAAACCAAGCGTGCCATCGAGCCGTGCCTGCCCAGGACCAGCAGTATGGGTTGCACGGAGGCGCGGCGGCAGTGCGAGCGAGACGGACCGTGCCGCTCCGCCATGGGTGACTACCTGCAGCACTGTGGCAAGCTGTTCAGCGGCGCCACGTGCACGAGCGCGTGCCGCGGCGTCATCGCGCATATGCGCCGCCTGCCCAAGGCGCAGCTACTCGACACGTGCGTTTGCGACGGCGCAGAGCGTACCATTTGCGAATACGTCAAAGTGAGCATGAACACGCTGTGCTTCGGCATGTCGCCCGTGACCGATAAAGAAGGATCCGGGGGTTTTATCGACGAGTacgatgatgaagatgatgatgaggatggagGGGATGGTACTGAGAACGACCCGAGGAGCGCGGGGACTTGCGTGCGGTACTCGCGCGCTCTTGCCGTGCTAGCACCCATCTTGGTATTATTACggttttga